CAGTTCAGGTGTCGCTCCGCTGTAGTCAACCAGCGGCTTTCGTACGCTTCTATCCCACGCATTGACCTAGTTTCACACATTAGGATGGGCGAAGATTACAAGGATCTCAATAACTTACCCAGTTACCATGCGCTGCCACGTGAAGTCTCAGTGGCATCTCCACCAGGCAAACAGGTCCCGCAGTGATGTTCTGTGCGTCCAGGATGATCAGGTAGGTGATCTCGCGCCTCTTGTCTCTCGCAACACACACCAGATGACCATCACCCTCGGGTGCGTCTTTGCTCCTGGGAACGAAGCAAGGCTCATGGACCATGACGGTGTCACCGCCTTGCCACACCTTAGACACGCCAGTGTGAGTGTCCACGTGCACTATACCGTCCCACAAGCCGCTACCCCAGATGACGCCCCAAGTGTGCCTGTAGGGCTTGCCGACATACCTGTCGTCGATGCGGGCCATCTCACCATTTACGTGGCTGAGGACCTGTGGCAGATCAAGTTTATTCGATTTTGCTTTGGGATCGATGGTGAATCGAACAAGCTTCCCAACCATCCTATTGGGATTTGAGGGCCCGAGCTCAGGGTGAGCGTCTACGAACGACGATAACCCATCGCCATCGGTGAAGAAAAGGTCAAAGTAGAATTTGCCATTCTCCTCGAAGTGGTTGGAGAAATGCACCCATCCGTGGTTCTTGGGGCCGTAAAACCATTTGATGTCCTCGGGTTTGGGGTCTCGTCTTGGTAAAAGTCCAAAGGTCAAAGGCTGCTACTCGTCAGTGCAAGTGACTCGGGAcggatgatgaggaaggaTACGCACCAGAAATCTATTGAAGCGAAACTGGGACTCCCCAGAATTTCTCATAAAATCAACATGTGTCTCGTATGGAAGCAACCCGAACAGAATCCAACTAGATTCACATCTCCGTTAGTCACACGATGTGGGGAACATAGAGGAGAGAAGTGGTGGCCTTACTTGTCGGAGAAGGCGAAATCGTGTGACCATCCGACAAACGGAGTCTTGACCCAGCATTCCTCTTGTTTCACTCCGTCCTTGTCGAATAGATAGTAAACAAGGTCGTTTGAACTTAGGACAGGCCAATTAGCGATCTCAAACATAAGGGAGATATACAACTACTCACCCAATTCCTGAGGCCTCCATTCCAAATCCAAGCAGCTCGCCCGTGGAATAGTCCACCTTTGGATGAGACGTAAATGACATGGAGTTCAACTGGCCGTCAAAGTCGGTCAATCCTATATGGCCCATTAGCATCGCACAAACAGAAAGTATCCGATATAGTCAAGGCAAGTCACGCACCAAATGTCTCCAGTGTATCAGGATCCATGAGGATGGGAGGGCTATCATCTTTGGGGATGAGCAGCTTTTCCCTAAAGAAATGAACGTGCACGTTGCCCGGAGATTGAACTTCATCCTTCACCCTCGGATCGCCAGAGAAGATATTTCGATAGCTTCCAAAGAGAGGTTCCCGAGCGATGCGTTCAAACACGAAGCGTGGCGTGCGCACATACTTCTGCTTAAAGTCGACAACGCCATTGGAGATGCGCCACGCGTCAACGGCTCCATCGCCATTGATCCAGATGTCTCTGGGGTTGTTGGGGTCTACCTTGTTGCGGCGAGCCCAGATCTGGTCGCACACGATACGGTAGAATGTTCCGTCGATCTCCGAGGGCATCGTACCATGTACCACGCAGGATGCAAGTTCAGCGTCAAAGCGACCTGGTATATCGATGCCCGTAGAGAAGCCTGGGAGAGACTGCTCGAACTGGAACTTCTCGGCGAGGCCGAGGTTGCCCTTTCTGGACTCGATAGTTGCCGTGTCTTCGGAATGGTAGAGCTTGAGCTCGCCGATGTCTTTCAGCTCGTGCATGAGCGACTGCTGGACTTCTTTGTTGGTTGCCATTTTTGAGTTAATGACTAGTAATGAAGTTGGAATATGGTGATGTGCAGTGGAATGTCCTTGTCAATTCGATGAAGAGGCATGGCGATGCCATCT
This DNA window, taken from Fusarium oxysporum f. sp. lycopersici 4287 chromosome 7, whole genome shotgun sequence, encodes the following:
- a CDS encoding hypothetical protein (At least one base has a quality score < 10), which codes for MATNKEVQQSLMHELKDIGELKLYHSEDTATIESRKGNLGLAEKFQFEQSLPGFSTGIDIPGRFDAELASCVVHGTMPSEIDGTFYRIVCDQIWARRNKVDPNNPRDIWINGDGAVDAWRISNGVVDFKQKYVRTPRFVFERIAREPLFGSYRNIFSGDPRVKDEVQSPGNVHVHFFREKLLIPKDDSPPILMDPDTLETFGLTDFDGQLNSMSFTSHPKVDYSTGELLGFGMEASGIGSNDLVYYLFDKDGVKQEECWVKTPFVGWSHDFAFSDNWILFGLLPYETHVDFMRNSGESQFRFNRFLPLTFGLLPRRDPKPEDIKWFYGPKNHGWVHFSNHFEENGKFYFDLFFTDGDGLSSFVDAHPELGPSNPNRMVGKLVRFTIDPKAKSNKLDLPQVLSHVNGEMARIDDRYVGKPYRHTWGVIWGSGLWDGIVHVDTHTGVSKVWQGGDTVMVHEPCFVPRSKDAPEGDGHLVCVARDKRREITYLIILDAQNITAGPVCLVEMPLRLHVAAHGNWVNAWDRSVRKPLVDYSGATPELLAKFSTGAPKPYDEVWGKPVVTKYPGRWPFPVHEEAKGYPNGIDTD